The Methylomicrobium agile genome has a segment encoding these proteins:
- the rtcA gene encoding RNA 3'-terminal phosphate cyclase, which yields MTIEIDGSQGEGGGQILRTALTLSVITGQAFRINNIRARRKSPGLMRQHLTAVQAAAAISGAELVGAAVGSLELSFCPRHLQGGHYRFDIGTAGSCTLVLQTVLPALLLAAEDSRVVITGGTHNTMSPPFHFLQRAFLPLLRRMGAEVDLQLNRFGFYPAGGGEIVATITGGTQLAPLHLAERGTALNSYAESYIAALPVHIAERELALVKWKLAWDNEQLRLHKLDNNQGPGNVLLLTLEHEQVTEVFTGFAERGVPAEHIAQSAVAQAHKYLASAAAVGANLADQLLLPLALAGGGSFTATEWSQHADSNAEVIQRFLPVRILSKPTHTDSVGVEVAGQ from the coding sequence ATGACAATTGAAATTGACGGCTCCCAAGGCGAAGGCGGCGGGCAAATCCTACGCACTGCGCTGACTTTGTCGGTCATTACTGGGCAAGCCTTCCGCATTAACAACATCCGCGCCCGGCGCAAGTCGCCCGGCCTGATGCGCCAGCATTTGACCGCCGTGCAAGCGGCGGCAGCCATTTCGGGAGCGGAACTGGTTGGCGCCGCAGTGGGTTCGCTTGAATTGAGCTTTTGCCCACGACATTTACAAGGCGGCCATTACCGCTTCGACATTGGCACGGCAGGCAGTTGTACCCTGGTGTTGCAAACCGTATTGCCGGCGTTGTTGCTGGCGGCGGAAGATAGCCGTGTCGTCATCACCGGCGGCACCCACAATACCATGAGCCCGCCCTTTCACTTTTTACAGCGGGCTTTTTTGCCGTTGTTAAGGCGCATGGGCGCGGAAGTTGATTTGCAGTTGAACCGCTTCGGCTTTTATCCGGCGGGCGGTGGCGAGATCGTCGCCACCATCACGGGCGGCACTCAGCTTGCGCCCTTGCATTTGGCCGAACGCGGAACGGCATTGAATAGCTATGCCGAAAGCTACATCGCGGCCCTGCCCGTCCACATTGCCGAGCGCGAACTGGCCTTGGTCAAGTGGAAGCTGGCTTGGGACAATGAGCAACTTCGACTGCATAAACTCGACAACAACCAAGGCCCCGGCAATGTGCTGCTGCTCACCTTGGAGCACGAACAGGTTACTGAAGTGTTTACCGGCTTTGCCGAACGCGGCGTGCCGGCCGAACATATCGCCCAAAGCGCGGTCGCCCAGGCGCACAAATATCTTGCCAGCGCGGCGGCGGTGGGCGCCAACTTGGCCGACCAATTGCTATTGCCCTTGGCCCTGGCGGGCGGCGGTTCGTTCACTGCCACCGAATGGAGTCAACACGCCGACAGCAATGCGGAAGTCATCCAGCGGTTTTTGCCTGTTCGTATCCTGTCCAAGCCAACCCATACGGACTCAGTAGGGGTGGAAGTGGCTGGACAATAA
- a CDS encoding RtcB family protein, with product MPSQNYQVLQEDQGKPIKLWAQGVPVDDAAKKQLLNMARMPFVFKHIAVMPDVHFGLGSTIGSVIPTRGAIIPAAVGVDIGCGMMAAKTTLTASDLPDHLHGWRTAIERAVPHGLTFKGRDKGSWENPAANVDRQWAELLPEFEAICDKHPCLKNTNNYKHLGTLGTGNHFIEVCLDESQNVWFMLHSGSRGVGNRIGMHFIELARKDMEKFYIQLPDRDLAYFPEGTEHFDDYVQAVSWAQDFARRNRELMMHNLVAAVQAICPKPFTTDVEAVNCHHNYVQREHHFGHNVLVTRKGAVAAWPGQMGIIPGSMGAKSFIVRGKGQAESFCSCSHGAGRAMSRTEAKKRFSIADQIAATEGVECRKDADVIDEIPMAYKDIDAVMAAQTDLVEIVHTLKQVVCVKG from the coding sequence ATGCCTAGCCAAAATTACCAAGTGCTGCAAGAAGACCAGGGCAAGCCGATCAAACTGTGGGCGCAGGGCGTGCCAGTCGATGACGCTGCCAAGAAACAGTTATTGAACATGGCCCGGATGCCCTTTGTGTTCAAGCATATTGCGGTGATGCCGGACGTGCATTTTGGTTTGGGTTCCACCATCGGCAGCGTGATCCCCACGCGGGGCGCGATCATCCCGGCGGCGGTGGGCGTGGACATCGGCTGCGGCATGATGGCGGCCAAGACCACTTTGACCGCCAGCGACCTGCCGGACCACTTGCACGGCTGGCGCACCGCCATTGAACGGGCCGTGCCGCATGGTTTGACCTTTAAAGGCCGCGACAAGGGTTCCTGGGAGAACCCGGCAGCGAACGTAGACCGGCAGTGGGCGGAATTGTTGCCGGAATTTGAAGCCATTTGCGATAAACATCCGTGCCTGAAGAACACCAATAACTATAAGCATTTGGGTACTTTAGGAACCGGCAACCACTTTATCGAAGTCTGTCTGGATGAAAGCCAAAACGTCTGGTTCATGCTGCATTCCGGTTCGCGCGGCGTAGGCAACCGCATCGGCATGCACTTCATCGAACTGGCGCGGAAGGACATGGAAAAATTCTATATCCAGTTGCCGGATCGGGATTTGGCCTATTTCCCGGAAGGGACGGAACATTTTGACGACTACGTACAAGCGGTCAGTTGGGCGCAGGACTTCGCCAGACGCAACCGCGAGCTGATGATGCACAACCTGGTGGCGGCCGTCCAGGCGATTTGCCCCAAGCCGTTCACGACGGATGTGGAAGCGGTGAACTGCCATCATAACTATGTGCAGCGCGAGCATCATTTCGGCCATAACGTACTGGTGACGCGCAAAGGCGCGGTAGCGGCCTGGCCGGGGCAGATGGGCATCATTCCGGGGTCGATGGGGGCCAAGTCTTTCATTGTGCGCGGCAAGGGTCAGGCGGAATCCTTCTGCTCTTGCAGCCACGGCGCTGGCCGGGCCATGTCCCGCACCGAAGCCAAGAAACGGTTCAGCATTGCCGACCAGATTGCGGCCACCGAGGGCGTGGAATGCCGGAAGGATGCCGATGTCATCGACGAAATCCCGATGGCGTACAAGGATATCGACGCGGTGATGGCGGCACAAACCGATCTAGTGGAGATTGTGCATACCTTGAAACAGGTGGTTTGCGTGAAGGGTTGA
- the rtcR gene encoding RNA repair transcriptional activator RtcR has product MKKKVVIGFIGTQLDSGIAASRWERWRPTVSLVLRENLVIDKMMLLYDRNYQALADLLKQDIATVSPETEVTPVEMSIANPWDFGQVYAALFDLAEQYPFDIEHEEYWIHITTGTHVVQICLFLMVEARYFPGVLLQTSPPSKKRGDALGSYTLIDLDLSHYDAIAQRYARAEADAITLLKSGIETLNPAFNKMIGEIEQVAVRSKAPLLFMGQTGAGKSFLAKRVYELKKARHQVSGPFVEVNCATLRGDGAASALFGHVKGAFTGAQHDRAGLLRSANKGLLFLDEIGELGADEQAMLLKAVEEKQFYPVGGDKLATSDFQLIAGTHRNLRQDVQAGRFREDLFARINLWTYNLPSLAQRPEDIEPNIDYLLTQQFAELGQKVSFNKEARRKYLDFATSPSATWQGNFRDLSASILRLSTLAQGGRITEELVEQEIGRLSIFWGQPQVKTQGNMTQALDSEQLAGLDLFDRLQLEAVLAACQDCHSLSEAGRKLFAASRARRGSSNDSDRLRKYLAKFGLDWAKVKGM; this is encoded by the coding sequence ATGAAGAAAAAAGTGGTCATCGGCTTCATCGGTACCCAACTGGATTCAGGAATCGCGGCCAGCCGCTGGGAACGCTGGCGGCCCACCGTCTCGCTGGTGCTGCGCGAAAACTTGGTCATCGACAAGATGATGTTGCTGTACGACCGCAATTACCAGGCATTGGCCGATTTGCTCAAGCAGGACATCGCCACCGTGTCGCCGGAAACGGAGGTCACGCCCGTGGAAATGAGCATTGCCAACCCGTGGGACTTCGGCCAGGTCTACGCCGCTTTATTCGATCTTGCCGAGCAATACCCGTTTGACATCGAACATGAAGAATATTGGATCCACATCACGACCGGCACCCACGTCGTCCAGATTTGCCTGTTTTTGATGGTGGAAGCGCGGTATTTTCCGGGCGTGCTGTTGCAAACTTCTCCGCCATCCAAGAAAAGAGGGGATGCCTTGGGCAGTTATACCCTGATCGACTTGGACTTAAGCCATTACGATGCGATTGCCCAGCGCTACGCCAGGGCGGAGGCCGATGCCATCACTTTGTTGAAATCCGGCATAGAAACTTTGAATCCGGCCTTCAACAAGATGATCGGCGAAATCGAGCAGGTGGCGGTGCGTTCCAAAGCGCCGCTGTTGTTCATGGGGCAGACTGGGGCAGGGAAGTCATTCCTGGCCAAGCGGGTGTATGAACTGAAAAAGGCCCGGCATCAGGTCAGCGGCCCGTTCGTCGAAGTCAATTGCGCGACTTTGCGCGGCGACGGCGCGGCTTCCGCGTTGTTCGGCCATGTCAAAGGCGCTTTCACCGGGGCGCAACATGACCGGGCGGGCTTGTTGAGAAGCGCCAACAAGGGTTTGTTGTTTCTGGACGAGATCGGCGAGTTGGGCGCGGACGAACAGGCCATGCTGTTGAAGGCGGTGGAAGAGAAACAGTTTTATCCGGTCGGCGGCGACAAGTTGGCAACCAGCGACTTCCAACTGATTGCCGGCACCCACCGGAACTTGCGCCAGGACGTGCAGGCCGGGCGGTTCCGGGAGGATTTGTTCGCCCGGATCAACCTGTGGACCTATAATTTGCCATCGCTCGCCCAACGGCCCGAGGACATCGAGCCCAACATCGACTACCTGCTGACCCAGCAATTTGCCGAGCTGGGTCAAAAAGTCAGTTTCAATAAGGAGGCAAGACGCAAGTATCTTGATTTCGCCACTTCACCCTCTGCGACCTGGCAAGGCAATTTCCGCGACCTGAGCGCGTCCATCTTGCGCCTATCGACCCTGGCCCAGGGCGGACGGATCACTGAGGAACTGGTTGAGCAGGAAATTGGCCGTTTGTCTATATTTTGGGGTCAGCCGCAGGTAAAAACCCAAGGCAACATGACGCAGGCGCTGGACAGTGAACAACTGGCCGGGCTGGACTTGTTCGACCGCCTGCAATTGGAGGCCGTGCTCGCCGCGTGCCAGGATTGCCACAGCCTGTCGGAAGCGGGCCGGAAACTGTTCGCGGCGTCCCGCGCCCGGCGCGGCAGCAGCAACGATTCCGACCGCCTGCGCAAATACCTGGCCAAGTTCGGTCTGGACTGGGCCAAAGTGAAGGGCATGTGA